One part of the Arabidopsis thaliana chromosome 1 sequence genome encodes these proteins:
- a CDS encoding actin cross-linking protein (DUF569) (FUNCTIONS IN: molecular_function unknown; INVOLVED IN: biological_process unknown; LOCATED IN: cellular_component unknown; EXPRESSED IN: 23 plant structures; EXPRESSED DURING: 13 growth stages; CONTAINS InterPro DOMAIN/s: Protein of unknown function DUF569 (InterPro:IPR007679), Actin cross-linking (InterPro:IPR008999); BEST Arabidopsis thaliana protein match is: Actin cross-linking protein (TAIR:AT1G27100.1); Has 232 Blast hits to 209 proteins in 15 species: Archae - 0; Bacteria - 0; Metazoa - 0; Fungi - 0; Plants - 232; Viruses - 0; Other Eukaryotes - 0 (source: NCBI BLink).), which produces MEIFQKAKAVRLRSHHDKYLVADEDEESVTQERNGSAGAAKWTVEIIPGSTNLIRLKSAYGKYLTASNKPFLLGATGKKVLQTKPSRLDSSLAWEPIRDSALVKLKTRYGNFLRGNGGLPPWRNSVTHDIPHRSATQEWVLWHIDVVEILPANANSDHHHQHLQLQQPPSPLHHSDSLDFTPGSPSRSDRFFRQESTDSLAVGSPPKSEGRVIYYHVADDDDDVEDDSVEVSSFTFKGNGVEELTMRLKEESNVEDVIVCTRSPLNGKLFPLRLQLPPNNADMTVVLVPKSSKIAEKFIK; this is translated from the exons ATGGAGATTTTTCAAAAGGCCAAAGCCGTTCGTCTACGGAGCCATCACGACAAGTACCTAGTCGccgatgaagacgaagaatcTGTAACTCAAGAACGTAACGGCTCAGCAGGTGCAGCCAAATGGACCGTTGAGATAATCCCAGGCTCAACAAATCTCATCCGTCTCAAAAGCGCTTATGGCAAATACTTAACAGCGTCTAACAAACCGTTTCTTCTTGGAGCCACCGGAAAAAAAGTTCTACAGACTAAACCTAGTCGTCTTGACTCGTCTTTAGCTTGGGAACCGATTAGAGATTCTGCTTTGGTTAAGCTCAAGACTCGTTATGGTAACTTCCTTCGTGGTAACGGTGGTTTACCTCCCTGGAGAAACTCTGTTACTCATGATATTCCTCATAGATCGGCCACTCAAGAATGGGTACTTTGGCATATAGATGTCGTTGAGATCCTCCCTGCAAACGCAAACTCCGATCACCACCACCAGCACCTGCAGCTGCAGCAACCTCCGTCGCCGCTTCATCATTCTGATTCTCTTGATTTCACACCTGGATCTCCTTCCAGATCTGACCGTTTCTTTAGACAAgag TCAACGGATTCACTGGCGGTTGGATCGCCGCCGAAATCGGAAGGGAGAGTGATATACTACCATGTGgcggatgatgatgatgatgttgaagatgaCTCTGTTGAGGTAAGTTCGTTTACTTTCAAAGGAAATGGTGTTGAAGAGCTGACTATGAGATTGAAAGAAGAGAGCAATGTCGAAGACGTTATCGTTTGTACTCGTAGTCCGTTGAACGGGAAGCTTTTCCCATTGCGTCTTCAACTTCCACCTAACAATGCTGACATGACTGTTGTCTTAGTgccaaaatcatcaaaaa TAGCAGAAAAGTTCATCAAGTGA
- a CDS encoding actin cross-linking protein (DUF569) codes for MEIFQKAKAVRLRSHHDKYLVADEDEESVTQERNGSAGAAKWTVEIIPGSTNLIRLKSAYGKYLTASNKPFLLGATGKKVLQTKPSRLDSSLAWEPIRDSALVKLKTRYGNFLRGNGGLPPWRNSVTHDIPHRSATQEWVLWHIDVVEILPANANSDHHHQHLQLQQPPSPLHHSDSLDFTPGSPSRSDRFFRQESTDSLAVGSPPKSEGRVIYYHVADDDDDVEDDSVEVSSFTFKGNGVEELTMRLKEESNVEDVIVCTRSPLNGKLFPLRLQLPPNNADMTVVLVPKSSKSESLLVLISSQVVALSLMFSVFLDLTVAEKFIK; via the exons ATGGAGATTTTTCAAAAGGCCAAAGCCGTTCGTCTACGGAGCCATCACGACAAGTACCTAGTCGccgatgaagacgaagaatcTGTAACTCAAGAACGTAACGGCTCAGCAGGTGCAGCCAAATGGACCGTTGAGATAATCCCAGGCTCAACAAATCTCATCCGTCTCAAAAGCGCTTATGGCAAATACTTAACAGCGTCTAACAAACCGTTTCTTCTTGGAGCCACCGGAAAAAAAGTTCTACAGACTAAACCTAGTCGTCTTGACTCGTCTTTAGCTTGGGAACCGATTAGAGATTCTGCTTTGGTTAAGCTCAAGACTCGTTATGGTAACTTCCTTCGTGGTAACGGTGGTTTACCTCCCTGGAGAAACTCTGTTACTCATGATATTCCTCATAGATCGGCCACTCAAGAATGGGTACTTTGGCATATAGATGTCGTTGAGATCCTCCCTGCAAACGCAAACTCCGATCACCACCACCAGCACCTGCAGCTGCAGCAACCTCCGTCGCCGCTTCATCATTCTGATTCTCTTGATTTCACACCTGGATCTCCTTCCAGATCTGACCGTTTCTTTAGACAAgag TCAACGGATTCACTGGCGGTTGGATCGCCGCCGAAATCGGAAGGGAGAGTGATATACTACCATGTGgcggatgatgatgatgatgttgaagatgaCTCTGTTGAGGTAAGTTCGTTTACTTTCAAAGGAAATGGTGTTGAAGAGCTGACTATGAGATTGAAAGAAGAGAGCAATGTCGAAGACGTTATCGTTTGTACTCGTAGTCCGTTGAACGGGAAGCTTTTCCCATTGCGTCTTCAACTTCCACCTAACAATGCTGACATGACTGTTGTCTTAGTgccaaaatcatcaaaaagtGAGTCTCTTTTGGTCCTAATTTCAAGTCAAGTCGTTGCATTGTCACTGatgttctctgttttcttggaTTTAACAGTAGCAGAAAAGTTCATCAAGTGA
- a CDS encoding uncharacterized protein (unknown protein; Has 9 Blast hits to 9 proteins in 2 species: Archae - 0; Bacteria - 0; Metazoa - 0; Fungi - 0; Plants - 9; Viruses - 0; Other Eukaryotes - 0 (source: NCBI BLink).) yields MKRNLKKPKPKETEDDDHLRISDNNTTISNRKMVSTEETASNWGSSATSKVSKDVAAGFSLMDPFTLGFSVGDYFPADPMEVTYNWGVCANNGVWDPSWLDFDFSSTLFTNDWTVSGYNPLLGATDFFNASTFQTSSADINNSLSITEANQLIFHR; encoded by the exons ATGaaaagaaacttgaagaaGCCCAAGCCGAAAGAAACggaagatgatgatcatcTTAGGATTTCAGACAACAACACCACCATCTCAAACCGCAAGATGGTTTCAACTGAAG AAACTGCTTCCAATTGGGGATCTTCTGCTACTTCCAAGGTTTCTAAGGATGTTGCAGCCGGATTTTCTCTCATGGATCCTTTCACGTTAGGGTTTTCCGTAGGCGATTACTTCCCAGCTGATCCAATGGAGGTCACATATAATTGGGGGGTCTGTGCCAACAATGGTGTTTGGGATCCTTCTTGgctagattttgatttttcatcaACACTATTTACTAATGATTGGACTGTTTCTGGCTACAACCCACTTTTGGGAGCCACTGATTTTTTTAACGCGAGCACTTTCCAAACGTCCTCTGCTGACATTAACAACTCACTTTCCATCACTGAAGCAAATCAACTCATTTTCCATAGATGA
- a CDS encoding actin cross-linking protein (DUF569), translating into MEIFQKAKAVRLRSHHDKYLVADEDEESVTQERNGSAGAAKWTVEIIPGSTNLIRLKSAYGKYLTASNKPFLLGATGKKVLQTKPSRLDSSLAWEPIRDSALVKLKTRYGNFLRGNGGLPPWRNSVTHDIPHRSATQEWVLWHIDVVEILPANANSDHHHQHLQLQQPPSPLHHSDSLDFTPGSPSRSDRFFRQEVIFFFLLSFFVLMIR; encoded by the coding sequence ATGGAGATTTTTCAAAAGGCCAAAGCCGTTCGTCTACGGAGCCATCACGACAAGTACCTAGTCGccgatgaagacgaagaatcTGTAACTCAAGAACGTAACGGCTCAGCAGGTGCAGCCAAATGGACCGTTGAGATAATCCCAGGCTCAACAAATCTCATCCGTCTCAAAAGCGCTTATGGCAAATACTTAACAGCGTCTAACAAACCGTTTCTTCTTGGAGCCACCGGAAAAAAAGTTCTACAGACTAAACCTAGTCGTCTTGACTCGTCTTTAGCTTGGGAACCGATTAGAGATTCTGCTTTGGTTAAGCTCAAGACTCGTTATGGTAACTTCCTTCGTGGTAACGGTGGTTTACCTCCCTGGAGAAACTCTGTTACTCATGATATTCCTCATAGATCGGCCACTCAAGAATGGGTACTTTGGCATATAGATGTCGTTGAGATCCTCCCTGCAAACGCAAACTCCGATCACCACCACCAGCACCTGCAGCTGCAGCAACCTCCGTCGCCGCTTCATCATTCTGATTCTCTTGATTTCACACCTGGATCTCCTTCCAGATCTGACCGTTTCTTTAGACAAgaggtgatttttttttttttgttatcattttttGTGCTGATGATTCgttga
- a CDS encoding Major facilitator superfamily protein (Major facilitator superfamily protein; FUNCTIONS IN: transporter activity; INVOLVED IN: oligopeptide transport, response to nematode; LOCATED IN: plasma membrane, membrane; EXPRESSED IN: 19 plant structures; EXPRESSED DURING: 10 growth stages; CONTAINS InterPro DOMAIN/s: PTR2 family proton/oligopeptide symporter, conserved site (InterPro:IPR018456), Oligopeptide transporter (InterPro:IPR000109), Major facilitator superfamily, general substrate transporter (InterPro:IPR016196); BEST Arabidopsis thaliana protein match is: Major facilitator superfamily protein (TAIR:AT1G33440.1); Has 6789 Blast hits to 6649 proteins in 1324 species: Archae - 0; Bacteria - 3372; Metazoa - 487; Fungi - 362; Plants - 2181; Viruses - 0; Other Eukaryotes - 387 (source: NCBI BLink).) encodes MAEINKQSNKWEQEEVSNENNWELAEEESVDWRGRPSNPNKHGGMRAALFVLGLQAFEIMGIAAVGNNLITYVINEMHFPLSKAANIVTNFVGTIFIFALLGGYLSDAFLGSFWTIIIFGFVELSGFILLSVQAHLPQLKPPKCNPLIDQTCEEAKGFKAMIFFMALYLVALGSGCVKPNMIAHGADQFSQSHPKQSKRLSSYFNAAYFAFSMGELIALTLLVWVQTHSGMDIGFGVSAAAMTMGIISLVSGTMYFRNKRPRRSIFTPIAHVIVAAILKRKLASPSDPRMLHGDHHVANDVVPSSTLPHTPRFRFLDKACIKIQDTNTKESPWRLCTVTQVEQVKTLISLVPIFASTIVFNTILAQLQTFSVQQGSSMNTRLSNSFHIPPASLQAIPYIMLIFLVPLYDSFLVPFARKLTGHNSGIPPLTRIGIGLFLSTFSMVSAAMLEKKRRDSSVLDGRILSIFWITPQFLIFGISEMFTAVGLIEFFYKQSAKGMESFLMALTYCSYSFGFYFSSVLVSVVNKITSTSVDSKGWLGENDLNKDRLDLFYWLLAVLSLLNFLSYLFWSRWNIKSSRRNNTNVVGDENI; translated from the exons ATGGCAGagataaacaaacaaagcaacaaaTGGGAACAAGAAGAGGttagtaatgaaaataattggGAATtggctgaagaagaaagtgttGACTGGAGAGGGAGACCTTCCAACCCTAACAAGCATGGTGGAATGAGAGCTGCTCTCTTTGTTCTTg gACTACAAGCCTTTGAGATAATGGGGATAGCAGCAGTAGGGAACAACCTTATAACTTATGTAATAAACGAAATGCATTTCCCTTTGTCTAAAGCGGCCAATATTGTTACCAACTTTGTCGGTACCATCTTTATCTTTGCCCTTCTCGGCGGCTATCTCTCGGACGCCTTTCTAGGCAGCTTCTGGACCATTATCATATTCGGCTTCGTCGAGCTTTCT GGTTTCATACTACTATCAGTACAAGCACATTTACCCCAACTAAAGCCACCAAAATGTAACCCATTGATAGACCAAACATGTGAAGAAGCCAAAGGTTTCAAGGCAATGATCTTCTTCATGGCACTCTACTTGGTGGCTTTAGGAAGTGGCTGCGTGAAACCAAACATGATAGCTCACGGTGCGGACCAGTTCTCTCAGTCGCATCCTAAACAATCTAAAAGACTGTCATCTTACTTCAATGCTGCCTATTTTGCATTCTCAATGGGCGAGCTTATCGCTCTAACTCTCCTTGTTTGGGTTCAAACTCATTCGGGCATGGACATTGGATTTGGAGTCTCTGCTGCAGCGATGACTATGGGCATCATTAGCTTAGTCTCCGGTACTATGTATTTTCGTAACAAACGTCCACGTCGAAGCATCTTCACTCCCATTGCCCAT GTTATTGTGGCTGccatattaaaaagaaagcttGCGTCTCCCTCTGACCCAAGAATGCTCCATGGAGACCACCATGTCGCAAACGACGTCGTACCCTCCTCCACTTTACCACACACTCCTCGTTTCAG GTTCTTGGACAAGGCATGCATCAAAATCCAAGACACAAACACAAAGGAGAGTCCATGGAGGCTATGCACAGTAACACAAGTAGAGCAagtaaaaaccctaatctcacTTGTCCCTATCTTTGCAAGCACCATAGTCTTCAACACCATCTTGGCACAGCTCCAAACGTTTTCAGTCCAACAAGGAAGTTCCATGAACACTCGTCTCTCAAATTCCTTCCACATCCCTCCGGCTTCACTCCAGGCCATCCCTTACATAATGCTCATATTCCTTGTCCCTCTCTACGACTCTTTCTTAGTCCCTTTTGCACGTAAGCTCACAGGACATAACTCAGGTATTCCTCCATTGACTCGGATAGGAATTGGACTCTTCCTCTCCACTTTCTCCATGGTTTCAGCTGCCATGCTCGAGAAGAAACGTAGAGACTCTTCGGTTCTTGACGGTAGAATCTTGAGTATCTTCTGGATCACGCCACAGTTCTTGATCTTTGGTATCTCCGAGATGTTTACAGCTGTTGGATTAATCGAGTTTTTTTACAAGCAATCTGCAAAGGGCATGGAATCATTCTTGATGGCATTGACTTATTGTTCCTACTCCTTTGGGTTTTACTTCAGCTCGGTGCTCGTTTCGGTCGTAAACAAGATCACTTCCACGTCAGTCGACTCTAAAGGGTGGCTCGGGGAGAACGACCTAAATAAGGACAGGCTCGATCTATTTTACTGGCTTTTAGCGGTTCTTAGTCTCTTGAACTTTCTTAGCTATCTCTTTTGGTCTCGTTGGAACATTAAGTCTTCGAGACGCAACAACACTAATGTTGTGGGTGATGAGAACATTTAG
- a CDS encoding DNAJ heat shock family protein (DNAJ heat shock family protein; FUNCTIONS IN: unfolded protein binding, heat shock protein binding; INVOLVED IN: protein folding; LOCATED IN: cellular_component unknown; EXPRESSED IN: root; CONTAINS InterPro DOMAIN/s: Molecular chaperone, heat shock protein, Hsp40, DnaJ (InterPro:IPR015609), HSP40/DnaJ peptide-binding (InterPro:IPR008971), Chaperone DnaJ, C-terminal (InterPro:IPR002939), Heat shock protein DnaJ, N-terminal (InterPro:IPR001623), Heat shock protein DnaJ (InterPro:IPR003095), Heat shock protein DnaJ, conserved site (InterPro:IPR018253); BEST Arabidopsis thaliana protein match is: DNAJ heat shock family protein (TAIR:AT1G10350.1); Has 28155 Blast hits to 27844 proteins in 3478 species: Archae - 176; Bacteria - 10528; Metazoa - 4629; Fungi - 2607; Plants - 2835; Viruses - 20; Other Eukaryotes - 7360 (source: NCBI BLink).), with the protein MGVDYYNVLNVNPSATEDDLKKSYRRLAMKWHPDKNPTSIKQEAEAKFKQISEAYDVLSDPNKRQIYDQYGEDGLTATEATASSQQHNYSSGNNNNYNAGFRYYPRDAEDIFAEFFGASEKVFDGGVGGGGRFKSAEAGSQTNRKTPVNRKAPAIESKLACTLEELYKGGRRKMKISRVVPDGLGKSKPVEEILKIDITPGWKKGTKITFPEKGNQEPGVTPADLIFVIDEKPHSVYKRDGNDLIVDKKVSLLEALTGITLSLTTLDGRNLTIPVLDIVKPGQEIVIPSEGMPISKEGSKRGDLRINFEICFPSRLTSEQKTDLKRVLGGS; encoded by the exons ATGGGGGTTGATTACTACAATGTACTCAACGTGAATCCAAGCGCAACGGAAGACGATCTAAAGAAATCGTATCGAAGACTTGCAATGAAATGGCACCCTGACAAAAACCCTACTTCAATCAAGCAAGAAGCTGAAGCTAAGTTCAAACAAATCTCCGAAGCTTACGATGTTTTAAGCGATCCTAACAAACGTCAGATCTATGATCAATATGGTGAAGACGGACTTACGGCGACAGAAGCAACGGCGTCGTCTCAACAACATAATTACTCTTCTGGTAACAACAATAATTACAATGCAGGGTTTAGGTATTATCCACGTGATGCTGAAGATATTTTCGCTGAGTTTTTCGGTGCATCTGAGAAAGTCTTTGATGGTGGCGTCGGCGGTGGCGGGAGGTTTAAAAGTGCGGAGGCGGGAAGTCAGACGAATAGGAAAACTCCGGTGAACAGGAAAGCTCCGGCGATTGAGAGTAAATTGGCTTGTACTCTTGAGGAGTTGTATAAAGGtgggaggaggaagatgaagatttcCCGCGTTGTTCCTGATGGTCTTGG AAAGTCAAAGCCAGTGGAAGAGATCTTGAAGATAGATATAACACCAGGATGGAAGAAAGGAACTAAGATAACTTTTCCAGAGAAAGGAAACCAAGAACCCGGTGTTACTCCCGCAGATCTCATCTTTGTTATAGATGAGAAACCGCATTCGGTTTACAAAAGAGACGGTAACGATCTTATTGTAGACAAGAAAGTTTCGCTTTTGGAGGCTTTAACAGGGATCACTCTTAGCTTAACAACACTAGACGGGAGGAATCTGACTATCCCGGTTTTGGATATCGTTAAACCGGGTCAGGAGATAGTGATTCCTAGTGAAGGAATGCCCATCTCTAAAGAAGGTTCAAAGAGAGGAGATCTAAGAATCAACTTTGAGATATGTTTCCCCTCGAGGCTAACATCGGAACAGAAGACAGATCTCAAGAGAGTTCTTGGTGGTAGCTGA
- the CRR28 gene encoding Tetratricopeptide repeat (TPR)-like superfamily protein (CHLORORESPIRATORY REDUCTION28 (CRR28); CONTAINS InterPro DOMAIN/s: Pentatricopeptide repeat (InterPro:IPR002885); BEST Arabidopsis thaliana protein match is: Tetratricopeptide repeat (TPR)-like superfamily protein (TAIR:AT4G21065.1); Has 31527 Blast hits to 13136 proteins in 216 species: Archae - 0; Bacteria - 0; Metazoa - 40; Fungi - 37; Plants - 31097; Viruses - 0; Other Eukaryotes - 353 (source: NCBI BLink).), with protein sequence MVVRSIIVSPPTTITYYHPMSIGLLVHPLSPHIPPASSPSASTAGNHHQRIFSLAETCSDMSQLKQLHAFTLRTTYPEEPATLFLYGKILQLSSSFSDVNYAFRVFDSIENHSSFMWNTLIRACAHDVSRKEEAFMLYRKMLERGESSPDKHTFPFVLKACAYIFGFSEGKQVHCQIVKHGFGGDVYVNNGLIHLYGSCGCLDLARKVFDEMPERSLVSWNSMIDALVRFGEYDSALQLFREMQRSFEPDGYTMQSVLSACAGLGSLSLGTWAHAFLLRKCDVDVAMDVLVKNSLIEMYCKCGSLRMAEQVFQGMQKRDLASWNAMILGFATHGRAEEAMNFFDRMVDKRENVRPNSVTFVGLLIACNHRGFVNKGRQYFDMMVRDYCIEPALEHYGCIVDLIARAGYITEAIDMVMSMPMKPDAVIWRSLLDACCKKGASVELSEEIARNIIGTKEDNESSNGNCSGAYVLLSRVYASASRWNDVGIVRKLMSEHGIRKEPGCSSIEINGISHEFFAGDTSHPQTKQIYQQLKVIDDRLRSIGYLPDRSQAPLVDATNDGSKEYSLRLHSERLAIAFGLINLPPQTPIRIFKNLRVCNDCHEVTKLISKVFNTEIIVRDRVRFHHFKDGSCSCLDYW encoded by the coding sequence ATGGTTGTTCGTTCAATTATCGTTTCACCTCCAACAACTATAACTTATTACCATCCAATGTCTATCGGTCTTCTGGTCCACCCATTATCTCCTCATATCCCACCGGCAAGTTCTCCCTCAGCCTCCACCGCCGGTAACCATCACCAACGTATTTTCTCCTTAGCAGAAACATGTTCAGACATGTCTCAGCTCAAGCAACTTCACGCCTTCACTCTCCGTACTACTTACCCTGAGGAACCCGCAACTCTGTTTCTCTACGGCAAAATCCTCCagctctcttcctccttctccgACGTCAATTACGCGTTCCGGGTTTTCGACTCCATCGAAAACCATAGCTCTTTCATGTGGAACACTCTTATAAGAGCATGTGCTCATGATGTTTCAAGGAAAGAAGAAGCCTTTATGCTTTACCGGAAAATGTTAGAGAGAGGTGAATCTTCACCGGATAAGCATACGTTTCCGTTTGTATTGAAAGCTTGCGCTTATATATTCGGGTTCTCCGAAGGGAAGCAAGTTCATTGTCAGATTGTGAAACATGGGTTTGGTGGAGATGTGTATGTTAATAATGGTTTGATTCATTTGTATGGGTCTTGTGGGTGTTTGGATTTAGCACGGaaagtgtttgatgaaatgccTGAGAGAAGTCTTGTTTCGTGGAATTCGATGATCGATGCTCTGGTTCGGTTTGGGGAGTATGATTCTGCGTTACAACTGTTTAGAGAGATGCAGAGATCGTTTGAACCAGATGGTTATACGATGCAGAGTGTTTTGAGTGCGTGTGCTGGTCTTGGATCTTTGTCACTAGGTACTTGGGCACATGCGTTTCTGCTGCGAAAATGTGATGTCGATGTTGCTATGGATGTTTTGGTTAAGAACTCGTTGATCGAAATGTATTGCAAATGCGGGTCGTTGAGAATGGCTGAGCAAGTGTTTCAGGGGATGCAAAAACGTGACTTAGCTTCATGGAATGCAATGATTCTAGGGTTTGCTACACATGGAAGAGCTGAGGAAGCCATGAATTTCTTCGACCGTATGGTggataaaagagagaatgttAGACCGAACTCAGTCACGTTTGTTGGCTTGCTCATCGCCTGCAACCACCGAGGCTTTGTAAACAAAGGGCGCCAGTATTTTGACATGATGGTCAGAGATTATTGCATCGAACCTGCGTTGGAGCATTACGGTTGCATCGTCGACCTTATTGCTCGTGCAGGCTACATTACTGAAGCTATTGACATGGTAATGAGCATGCCAATGAAACCAGATGCAGTGATATGGAGAAGTCTCCTTGATGCTTGTTGCAAAAAGGGTGCTAGTGTGGAGCTAAGTGAAGAAATTGCTAGAAATATTATTGGAACAAAGGAAGATAACGAAAGCTCCAATGGTAACTGCAGTGGTGCATATGTACTGTTGTCTAGAGTTTATGCATCAGCTAGCCGCTGGAACGATGTTGGAATCGTTAGAAAACTAATGAGTGAACATGGAATTAGAAAAGAGCCTGGATGCAGTTCTATTGAGATAAATGGCATCTCCCACGAGTTTTTCGCAGGAGACACGTCGCATCCTCAGACCAAACAGATATACCAACAGTTGAAGGTGATCGACGACAGGCTAAGATCAATTGGTTATTTACCGGATCGCTCTCAAGCACCTTTAGTGGATGCCACCAATGATGGTAGCAAAGAGTATTCCCTTAGGCTGCACAGTGAAAGACTTGCCATTGCTTTTGGTCTGATAAACTTACCACCTCAGACTCCAATCCGTATATTCAAGAATCTACGTGTCTGCAACGATTGCCACGAGGTTACTAAACTGATCTCAAAAGTCTTCAACACTGAGATCATCGTGAGAGATCGTGTTCGTTTCCATCACTTCAAAGATGGATCCTGCTCTTGTTTAGACTACTggtag
- the TH7 gene encoding thioredoxin H-type 7 (thioredoxin H-type 7 (TH7); INVOLVED IN: N-terminal protein myristoylation, cell redox homeostasis; LOCATED IN: cellular_component unknown; EXPRESSED IN: 8 plant structures; EXPRESSED DURING: 4 anthesis, petal differentiation and expansion stage; CONTAINS InterPro DOMAIN/s: Thioredoxin fold (InterPro:IPR012335), Thioredoxin, core (InterPro:IPR015467), Thioredoxin-like (InterPro:IPR017936), Thioredoxin domain (InterPro:IPR013766), Thioredoxin-like fold (InterPro:IPR012336), Thioredoxin, conserved site (InterPro:IPR017937); BEST Arabidopsis thaliana protein match is: thioredoxin H-type 8 (TAIR:AT1G69880.1); Has 16473 Blast hits to 16429 proteins in 2890 species: Archae - 225; Bacteria - 9606; Metazoa - 1377; Fungi - 687; Plants - 1484; Viruses - 3; Other Eukaryotes - 3091 (source: NCBI BLink).) translates to MGSNVSSVHDVHSSMEITSNGFVVEIESRRQWKSLFDSMKGSNKLLVIDFTAVWCGPCKAMEPRVREIASKYSEAVFARVDVDRLMDVAGTYRAITLPAFVFVKRGEEIDRVVGAKPDELVKKIEQHRV, encoded by the exons ATGGGTTCCAATGTTTCATCTGTGCATGATGTTCATTCATCAATGGAAATTACCAGTAATGGATTTGTTGTGGAAATCGAATCAAGAAGACAATGGAAATCTCTCTTTGATTCCATGAAAGGCTCAAACAAATTG CTAGTAATTGATTTCACAGCTGTATGGTGTGGACCTTGTAAAGCAATGGAACCTAGAGTTAGGGAGATTGCTTCAAAGTACTCAGAAGCTGTGTTTGCTAGGGTTGATGTGGATAGGCTAATG GATGTGGCTGGGACATATAGAGCTATTACACTTccagcttttgtttttgtgaagagaggagaagagattGATAGGGTTGTTGGAGCCAAACCTGATGAGCTCGTGAAGAAGATTGAACAACATagggtttaa